From Salinicoccus roseus, one genomic window encodes:
- a CDS encoding cytochrome P450 yields MSTIKKHKGLDNTLKVMKEGYLYTTNQRRRLGAENIFETRALGGKRVLVISGKKAAELFYDNDKTERSGTLPKRLVNTLFGKGAIHTTTGKKHIDRKALFMSLMTEGNLKHLRELTRNHWYMNTHRMEQMDQINIYRESIILLTKVGTKWAGVQAPEEKIEEIATDMDIMIDSFKGLGTAFKGYKESVAARRRVEDWLEDQIIQTRKGKIFPPEGTALYEFAHWEDYKGNPMDSRLCAIDLMNTFRPLIAINRFVSFGLLAMHEYPISKEKINNDPDYAYMFSQEVRRFYPFVPFLPGKAKTDIQFEGHDIEKDTMLVLDIYGTMHQDDVFENADEFYPERFLDWDGSPFDLIPQGGGDYYTNHRCAGEWMTIIIMEETMKYFAGKITYDVPEQDLTVDLNSIPGYIKSGFIIENVAEKVDRK; encoded by the coding sequence ATGAGCACAATCAAGAAGCACAAGGGTCTCGATAACACTCTGAAAGTCATGAAAGAGGGCTACCTCTATACAACGAACCAGAGAAGACGCCTCGGAGCGGAAAACATCTTCGAGACGCGGGCACTAGGCGGTAAACGCGTCTTAGTCATCAGCGGCAAGAAGGCTGCCGAGCTCTTCTACGACAACGATAAGACGGAACGTTCAGGGACGCTTCCGAAACGTCTCGTGAACACGCTGTTCGGTAAAGGCGCCATCCACACGACAACAGGGAAGAAGCACATCGACAGGAAGGCGCTCTTCATGTCTTTGATGACGGAAGGCAATCTGAAGCATCTCAGGGAACTGACGCGCAACCACTGGTACATGAACACTCACAGGATGGAGCAGATGGACCAGATCAACATCTACAGGGAATCCATCATACTGCTGACCAAAGTCGGTACGAAATGGGCAGGTGTCCAGGCGCCGGAAGAGAAGATTGAAGAGATCGCTACAGATATGGACATCATGATCGACTCCTTCAAAGGACTGGGTACTGCGTTCAAAGGCTATAAAGAATCCGTAGCTGCCCGCCGCCGTGTCGAGGACTGGCTCGAAGATCAGATCATCCAGACGCGCAAAGGGAAGATATTCCCTCCAGAGGGTACGGCACTATACGAGTTTGCCCATTGGGAAGACTACAAGGGTAATCCTATGGATTCCAGACTCTGTGCAATCGACCTCATGAACACATTCCGTCCACTGATTGCAATCAACCGTTTTGTATCATTCGGACTGCTTGCCATGCACGAATATCCAATTTCAAAAGAAAAGATCAATAATGACCCGGATTACGCCTACATGTTCTCCCAGGAAGTCAGACGTTTCTATCCGTTCGTTCCATTCCTCCCTGGAAAGGCCAAAACGGATATCCAGTTTGAGGGTCATGACATCGAGAAGGACACGATGCTGGTGCTGGACATCTACGGCACGATGCACCAGGACGATGTATTCGAGAATGCAGACGAATTCTATCCGGAACGCTTCCTGGACTGGGATGGCAGTCCATTCGACCTCATTCCGCAGGGTGGCGGGGACTATTACACGAACCACCGCTGTGCAGGAGAGTGGATGACCATCATCATCATGGAAGAGACGATGAAATACTTCGCCGGCAAAATCACATACGATGTGCCAGAACAGGATCTTACAGTGGACCTCAACAGCATTCCGGGATACATCAAGAGCGGATTCATCATCGAGAATGTCGCGGAGAAGGTCGACCGCAAATAG
- the pknB gene encoding Stk1 family PASTA domain-containing Ser/Thr kinase — protein sequence MIGRIVSDRYEVMKYLGGGMSSVYLARDIILDREVVVKLIKVDHHNREKSKARFQREVESTIHLAHPNIVSVLDVDESEEYHLLVTEVVHGPTLKEFIRDNHPVEIAEAIRISEMTLRGMRHAHNAGIIHRDIKPQNILMNEAQQIKITDFGIAKALSDTKMTETNQVMGSVQYISPEQAKGQKTDERTDIYSFGIVLYELLTGTLPFDGETPVSVALKHISEPFPDISSERQIPEDLANIVYRCTRKDPYDRYRQVDDLLRALNDFKEGRPIGKVPVREDREKTVETAAVSAAPAEADDEAAPGRKKRRGLLWLIPLFLAMAALLAAGFMMWQSNRTAEVPNMQEMTMEEAGPLLEENALVQGDVTEVYSSTIESGRIIETTPASGSEAERGTAVDFTVSMGEEPYVMEDFTGEQYNGVRSAVDTIGFSSVEIDEIYDDSEAGTIISQSIAAGDEVHPEEEALRLVISQGLETVEIQDYMGQPYETAERELTSQGFNVEMIQEAYSTDVESGHVISQDPSYGNFVPGSTIRFIVSLGEEPRDEKQFAKEVTIPYESEPDAEEAPAKEGSGEAPEGEDGEEDSPEAKTVEIFIEDKEHSIDEMFQTLEITEDTEYTLNLIIQEGETAAYRIERDGETVREEEIPYE from the coding sequence GTGATCGGCCGGATCGTCTCCGATCGCTACGAAGTGATGAAGTATCTGGGCGGCGGAATGAGCTCCGTCTATCTGGCCAGGGACATCATCCTCGATCGGGAAGTGGTCGTCAAGCTGATCAAAGTGGACCATCATAACCGTGAAAAGTCGAAGGCGCGGTTTCAGCGGGAAGTGGAAAGCACCATCCACCTTGCCCATCCGAATATCGTCAGTGTACTGGATGTCGACGAATCGGAGGAATACCATCTGCTGGTGACTGAAGTCGTCCATGGTCCGACACTCAAGGAATTCATCCGGGACAACCACCCGGTTGAAATCGCGGAAGCCATCAGGATCAGTGAAATGACACTCAGGGGGATGCGGCATGCACATAATGCCGGCATCATACACAGGGACATCAAACCGCAGAACATACTGATGAATGAAGCGCAGCAGATCAAAATCACCGATTTCGGCATCGCCAAGGCACTCAGCGATACCAAAATGACGGAAACCAACCAGGTGATGGGCTCCGTGCAGTACATCTCCCCGGAGCAGGCCAAAGGCCAGAAGACGGACGAACGGACCGATATATACTCATTCGGCATCGTGCTCTATGAGCTATTGACAGGCACGCTGCCGTTCGATGGGGAGACGCCTGTGTCGGTCGCCCTGAAACATATATCAGAACCGTTTCCAGACATCTCATCAGAGCGTCAGATCCCGGAAGACCTTGCCAATATCGTCTACAGGTGCACCAGGAAGGATCCATATGACCGATATCGCCAGGTGGATGATCTCCTCCGCGCCCTGAATGATTTCAAGGAGGGCCGGCCCATAGGGAAGGTCCCTGTACGGGAAGACCGGGAAAAGACGGTCGAAACCGCAGCGGTCTCCGCCGCTCCGGCCGAAGCAGATGATGAGGCGGCCCCTGGCAGGAAAAAGCGGCGCGGACTGCTGTGGCTGATTCCTCTGTTTCTTGCCATGGCAGCCCTGCTGGCAGCCGGGTTCATGATGTGGCAAAGCAATAGGACGGCGGAAGTGCCGAATATGCAGGAGATGACGATGGAGGAGGCCGGCCCGCTGCTCGAGGAGAATGCGCTCGTACAGGGGGACGTCACCGAAGTCTACAGCAGCACCATTGAATCCGGGAGGATCATCGAGACCACCCCGGCATCCGGCAGCGAGGCCGAAAGGGGCACTGCAGTGGATTTCACCGTCAGCATGGGTGAAGAACCCTATGTCATGGAGGACTTCACCGGTGAACAATACAATGGTGTGAGAAGTGCTGTCGATACCATCGGGTTCAGCTCCGTGGAGATCGATGAAATATATGATGATTCCGAAGCCGGGACGATCATATCCCAATCGATCGCTGCCGGGGATGAAGTGCATCCCGAAGAGGAGGCGCTGAGGCTCGTGATCTCGCAGGGGCTGGAGACTGTCGAAATACAGGATTATATGGGGCAGCCTTATGAAACGGCGGAAAGGGAACTCACCAGCCAGGGGTTCAACGTCGAAATGATACAGGAAGCCTACAGCACTGATGTGGAGAGCGGACATGTAATCAGCCAGGATCCAAGCTACGGCAACTTCGTCCCCGGATCCACCATCCGCTTCATCGTCTCGCTCGGCGAAGAGCCGCGGGATGAAAAGCAGTTTGCCAAAGAGGTCACGATCCCCTATGAATCGGAGCCGGATGCTGAAGAGGCACCGGCGAAGGAGGGGAGCGGTGAGGCGCCGGAGGGTGAAGACGGCGAAGAGGATTCCCCTGAGGCGAAGACCGTCGAAATCTTCATAGAAGACAAGGAACATTCGATCGATGAGATGTTCCAAACGCTGGAGATTACAGAGGATACCGAATATACACTCAACCTCATCATCCAGGAGGGAGAAACGGCCGCCTACCGCATTGAACGTGACGGAGAAACCGTGCGTGAAGAAGAGATTCCATATGAGTAA
- a CDS encoding Stp1/IreP family PP2C-type Ser/Thr phosphatase: MKVIDRSIRGDYRDLNEDVTGIFKNGTGQMLMLVSDGMGGHRYGDVASRFVHDEVGAAWENENLLNVEDGVEFLRRLVMDINRRMFDYQQENPEYQGMGTTLVLAAVIEETIIILNVGDSRAYAMNDRTIEQVTKDHSFVNMLVDAGEITEAEAKVHPKRNIITKAMGTDRLIQADVFRLRNRQYDYLLLASDGLTDDPDDSELHAIITRGGRALEEKASQLVDQALKSGSTDNISLVLADLKASEGE; the protein is encoded by the coding sequence TTGAAAGTCATCGATCGGAGTATTCGGGGGGATTACAGGGATCTCAACGAAGATGTTACAGGTATATTCAAAAATGGCACGGGGCAGATGCTGATGCTCGTATCGGATGGCATGGGCGGTCACCGGTACGGGGATGTGGCGAGCCGGTTTGTACATGATGAAGTTGGGGCCGCATGGGAAAATGAAAATTTGCTGAATGTTGAAGACGGTGTGGAATTCCTGCGCCGTCTGGTAATGGACATCAACAGGCGGATGTTCGACTACCAGCAGGAAAACCCGGAATACCAGGGCATGGGCACAACGCTTGTGCTGGCTGCTGTGATCGAAGAGACAATCATCATCCTCAATGTCGGAGACTCCAGGGCCTATGCCATGAATGACCGCACGATCGAGCAGGTGACGAAGGATCATTCCTTCGTCAACATGCTGGTCGATGCAGGGGAAATCACAGAAGCGGAGGCCAAAGTGCACCCGAAGCGCAACATCATTACAAAGGCGATGGGCACCGACCGTCTGATCCAGGCGGATGTCTTCAGACTGAGGAACAGGCAGTATGACTACCTTCTGCTTGCCTCCGACGGACTGACGGACGATCCCGACGACAGTGAACTGCACGCCATCATCACCCGGGGCGGGCGGGCGCTTGAAGAAAAGGCATCACAGCTTGTGGATCAGGCGTTGAAGAGCGGATCCACCGACAACATCAGTCTGGTGCTTGCTGATCTGAAGGCGAGTGAAGGGGAGTGA
- the rlmN gene encoding 23S rRNA (adenine(2503)-C(2))-methyltransferase RlmN → MIQRPPKKPIKNNRQPDFDQPSIYSLSLSDLEELAIGWGEEKYRGGQIFEWLYTHRADHFDDMLNLPKAMRESLAENYSMDPLETVVRQESEDGTMKFLFRLRDGYTIETVLMRHDYGNSVCVTTQVGCQIGCSFCASTLGGLKRNLEAGEIVSQVVQIQKALDETDERVSSIVIMGIGEPFENYVQMMQFIRIINHDDGLNIGARHITVSTSGIVPRIYDFAEEDIQINFAVSLHAADNETRTRLMPINKAYDIDKLMDSLKYYQQETNRRVTFEYGLFGGVNDQPEHARALSELIKDLKCHVNLIPVNHVPERNYVRTSKDDIFDFLETLNECGVNATLRREQGTDIDAACGQLRAKESKQETGE, encoded by the coding sequence ATGATTCAAAGACCACCAAAAAAACCGATAAAGAACAACAGGCAGCCCGATTTCGACCAACCCTCCATCTACTCGCTATCCCTTTCGGATCTTGAAGAACTCGCCATCGGATGGGGAGAGGAGAAGTACCGCGGCGGCCAGATCTTCGAGTGGCTCTATACACACCGTGCCGACCATTTCGATGACATGCTGAACCTGCCGAAGGCGATGCGGGAGTCCCTCGCTGAAAACTACAGCATGGATCCGCTTGAAACCGTGGTCAGGCAGGAGAGTGAAGACGGAACGATGAAATTCCTGTTCCGCCTGCGTGACGGCTACACGATCGAGACGGTACTGATGCGCCATGACTACGGCAACTCGGTATGTGTGACGACCCAGGTCGGCTGCCAGATCGGCTGCAGCTTCTGCGCCTCTACACTTGGCGGACTGAAGCGGAACCTCGAAGCGGGGGAAATCGTCTCCCAGGTCGTACAGATACAGAAGGCACTCGATGAAACGGATGAGCGTGTCAGCAGCATCGTCATCATGGGCATCGGGGAACCTTTCGAAAACTACGTCCAGATGATGCAGTTCATCAGGATCATCAATCATGATGATGGCCTGAACATCGGTGCACGCCACATCACAGTATCCACGAGCGGCATCGTACCGAGGATCTATGATTTTGCGGAAGAGGATATACAGATCAACTTTGCGGTCAGCCTGCATGCAGCGGACAATGAGACGCGTACGCGGCTGATGCCGATCAATAAAGCCTATGACATCGACAAGCTGATGGATTCGCTCAAGTATTATCAGCAGGAGACGAACCGCAGGGTCACTTTCGAATACGGCCTGTTCGGCGGCGTCAATGACCAGCCGGAACATGCGCGCGCGCTGAGTGAACTGATCAAGGATCTCAAGTGCCATGTCAACCTGATTCCGGTCAACCATGTGCCGGAACGGAACTATGTCAGGACGAGCAAGGACGATATATTCGATTTTCTTGAAACGCTTAACGAATGCGGTGTGAACGCCACCCTCAGAAGGGAGCAGGGCACCGACATCGATGCAGCGTGTGGACAGCTCAGGGCAAAAGAATCCAAACAGGAGACGGGGGAGTAG
- the rsmB gene encoding 16S rRNA (cytosine(967)-C(5))-methyltransferase RsmB — MTVRELALDAYTRVMDEGGYSNIILNDMIGREGLPANDRGLLTKIVYGTISRRLTIHFHIRPFIRTKLKRWQRNLLDITVYQIIWLERVPNYAAINEAVDIAKKRGGPQAANAINAILRSFERKPLQSYDGIRSSTARLSIEASIPEWIISHWKTHHGMDGAREIAMALGSRPKMYIRTNTARISRAALVEKLHEEGLGAVPSEIQADAIEVGGEVLQSKFYKEGLFSIQDVSSMLVNDALAPEDGDVILDACSAPGGKGLHALEKVRDGHVDLSDIHDHKIPLIEAQAERLGLANYEAFQGDATQKDYPRQYDRIIVDAPCSGLGVIRRKPEIRYERKAEDIDSLVALQLAILSNIKNYLKPGGILVYSTCTIHQMENENVAYTFMKENEDIEFDPFTLEAFDFEGPYRQILPQEAGTDGFFIARFRKKEKQ; from the coding sequence ATGACAGTACGTGAACTCGCACTGGATGCCTATACGAGGGTCATGGATGAAGGCGGCTACAGCAATATCATACTGAATGACATGATCGGCAGGGAAGGGCTTCCGGCGAATGACAGGGGGCTGCTTACCAAGATCGTCTATGGTACAATTTCCAGGCGGCTGACCATACATTTCCACATCAGGCCCTTCATCCGTACAAAACTGAAGCGCTGGCAGAGGAATCTGCTCGACATCACCGTCTACCAGATCATATGGCTTGAACGTGTGCCGAACTATGCGGCAATAAACGAAGCGGTGGACATCGCGAAGAAGCGCGGCGGACCGCAGGCCGCCAATGCCATCAATGCCATACTCCGCAGCTTTGAGCGCAAGCCGCTGCAGAGCTATGATGGCATCAGGAGCAGCACCGCCCGCCTGTCGATTGAAGCGAGCATACCGGAGTGGATCATCTCACACTGGAAGACCCATCACGGCATGGACGGGGCGCGGGAAATCGCCATGGCGCTCGGCAGCCGTCCGAAGATGTACATCCGTACGAATACGGCGCGCATCAGCCGTGCGGCGCTCGTCGAAAAGCTTCATGAAGAAGGACTTGGCGCGGTGCCTTCCGAAATACAGGCGGATGCCATCGAAGTGGGTGGAGAGGTGCTCCAGTCGAAGTTCTACAAGGAGGGGCTGTTCAGCATCCAGGATGTCAGCTCCATGCTCGTCAATGATGCACTTGCGCCTGAAGACGGCGACGTCATCCTCGATGCATGCAGCGCACCCGGCGGCAAAGGCCTCCATGCGCTGGAGAAGGTGCGTGACGGGCACGTCGACCTCTCTGACATCCATGACCATAAGATCCCATTGATAGAAGCGCAGGCAGAACGCCTTGGACTTGCCAACTATGAAGCTTTCCAGGGGGATGCCACACAGAAGGACTATCCAAGGCAATACGACCGCATCATCGTGGATGCACCATGCTCCGGCCTTGGTGTCATCCGCAGGAAACCGGAAATAAGATATGAGCGGAAAGCGGAGGATATAGACAGCCTCGTCGCCCTCCAGCTCGCCATCCTATCCAATATAAAAAATTATTTGAAGCCTGGCGGCATACTCGTGTATTCGACGTGTACCATCCATCAGATGGAAAATGAAAATGTCGCCTACACATTCATGAAAGAGAATGAAGATATCGAGTTTGATCCGTTCACCCTCGAGGCCTTTGATTTTGAAGGTCCATACCGGCAGATACTGCCGCAGGAGGCAGGAACCGACGGGTTCTTCATAGCCAGGTTCAGAAAGAAGGAAAAACAATGA
- the fmt gene encoding methionyl-tRNA formyltransferase: protein MTETIIFMGTPDFSVPILEKLHEEYNVAMVVSQPDKPVGRKRVMTPPPVAQAAEALGIPLFQPERVRDEAAIAEIEDVGPDLIITAAYGQILPKALLEVPRLGAINVHASLLPRHRGGAPIHRAVMEGDGETGVTLMYMAEGLDSGDVISSTSTEIRDTDDTGSLHDRLSQMGAGLLMETLPDILEGRNGRVPQDGSAATVSPNISKSDERLDWSQDARSVFNHIRGLSPWPGAYTEIDGKRLKVYGANPPEGTSQDAPGTIVEATPDGMKVACGDGGLLEVTEVQLAGKKRTRASEFAAGRQDIAGTVLGQVE from the coding sequence ATGACAGAAACAATCATTTTCATGGGGACACCGGATTTCTCAGTGCCGATATTGGAGAAGCTCCATGAGGAGTACAATGTCGCAATGGTCGTCAGTCAGCCGGACAAGCCGGTGGGCAGGAAACGGGTGATGACACCCCCGCCTGTCGCGCAGGCGGCAGAAGCACTCGGCATTCCGCTCTTCCAGCCGGAACGCGTCCGTGACGAAGCGGCCATCGCAGAAATTGAAGATGTGGGGCCGGATCTGATCATCACGGCGGCCTATGGGCAGATACTGCCGAAGGCGCTGCTCGAGGTGCCGCGCCTCGGCGCCATCAACGTCCACGCCTCCCTGCTGCCGCGGCACAGGGGCGGCGCACCGATCCACCGTGCCGTCATGGAAGGGGACGGTGAGACGGGGGTGACCCTCATGTACATGGCTGAAGGCCTGGACAGTGGGGATGTCATCAGCAGCACTTCTACAGAAATCCGGGACACGGATGATACAGGATCGCTGCACGACAGGCTTTCTCAGATGGGGGCCGGGCTGCTCATGGAGACGCTGCCCGACATACTTGAAGGAAGAAACGGAAGGGTGCCGCAGGATGGATCCGCTGCTACCGTGAGCCCGAACATCTCGAAGTCGGATGAGCGGCTCGACTGGTCGCAGGATGCACGCAGTGTATTCAACCATATACGGGGACTGTCGCCATGGCCGGGTGCCTATACGGAAATCGACGGGAAGCGCCTCAAAGTCTATGGGGCGAACCCGCCGGAGGGCACATCGCAGGATGCACCCGGCACGATCGTCGAAGCCACGCCGGATGGTATGAAGGTCGCCTGCGGTGACGGCGGCCTGTTGGAAGTCACGGAAGTGCAGCTGGCAGGCAAGAAGCGTACACGGGCATCAGAATTTGCAGCAGGCAGGCAGGACATCGCCGGCACTGTACTTGGGCAGGTGGAATAG
- the priA gene encoding primosomal protein N', protein MFASVIVDIPSKSVNQVFDYRIPDGMEGLISVGHRVLVPFGRRTIQGYVMKLQDTTDFDPARIKEIARTLDIEPVLTEEMITIARHLADYYVDQYISVIETILPAALKANYRKVLKLAEGHTAEAAAALEEVAGDAEAEPKRLEAGALKALAPHLKSGDIIEETVIRQHTKKKTALAVYSLKQQGGDLSRAKKQQELLAVIDASSEPLFVRDLVNDGFSNHLINALHKKGYIGKVEREVERDPYSGRIFTSDPPKVLNAEQQHAYGRITEALDAEQAKTFLLHGITGSGKTEVYLQVIQKVLEEGRTAIMLVPEIALTPQMVNRFKRRFGDDVAVLHSGLSHGEKYDEWRKIKEGRARVSVGARSSIFAPFENVGAIIVDEEHETTYKQGDRPMYHAIEVAKFRSRYHNCPLILGTATPSLETFARSEKGVYERLELTERAGTKVLPEISVVDMSEEHRTGNTSIISKPLEAAIETRIERGEQTVLLLNRRGYSNFQICQSCGHVPMCPNCDISLTYHKSNRSLLCHYCGYEGPVHRTCENCQSEDVTFRGTGTEKVEEILRDMFDADVVRMDNDTTRRKGMHEKLLDHFEQEEIPILLGTQMIAKGLDYPKVTLVGVLNADTMLNLPDFRANEKTYQLLTQVSGRAGRHELTGEVIFQTYNPTHYAIQLAKENDYRRFYEKEMAFRRLARYSPYYFHVLFTVSSEDIRKCLKATSHIHDTLIQKVSDQSIIVGPSPSPLERINRQYRFQILLKYKREPELLEMLNSLDEHYHEAYRSEGISLRIDVDPLVIM, encoded by the coding sequence TGAAACTGCAGGACACCACAGATTTCGATCCGGCAAGGATCAAGGAAATCGCCCGGACGCTCGACATAGAGCCTGTGCTGACGGAAGAGATGATCACTATCGCCAGACACCTGGCAGACTATTATGTCGACCAGTACATCAGCGTGATCGAGACGATACTGCCCGCTGCACTGAAGGCGAACTACAGGAAGGTGCTCAAGCTTGCGGAAGGCCATACAGCAGAGGCTGCAGCAGCGCTTGAGGAGGTTGCTGGTGATGCAGAAGCAGAACCGAAACGGCTGGAAGCCGGGGCCCTGAAGGCGCTCGCGCCGCATCTGAAGTCCGGTGACATCATCGAGGAGACCGTCATCAGGCAGCATACAAAGAAGAAGACGGCGCTCGCCGTCTATTCGCTGAAGCAGCAGGGCGGAGACCTGTCGCGTGCAAAGAAGCAGCAGGAGCTGCTTGCGGTCATCGATGCGAGTTCGGAACCGCTCTTCGTCAGGGATCTCGTCAATGACGGCTTTTCCAACCATCTGATCAATGCGCTGCACAAGAAAGGGTATATCGGAAAAGTGGAACGGGAAGTGGAGCGTGATCCATACAGCGGGCGCATATTCACGAGCGACCCGCCGAAAGTGCTGAATGCGGAGCAGCAGCATGCCTACGGCAGAATCACGGAAGCGCTGGATGCTGAACAGGCGAAAACATTCCTGCTCCATGGCATTACAGGCAGCGGCAAGACGGAAGTGTATCTGCAGGTCATCCAGAAGGTACTCGAAGAAGGGCGTACGGCCATCATGCTGGTGCCGGAGATTGCCCTTACGCCGCAGATGGTCAACCGCTTCAAGCGGCGGTTCGGTGATGATGTCGCAGTGCTGCACTCGGGTCTCTCCCATGGTGAAAAGTATGATGAATGGCGCAAGATCAAAGAGGGCAGGGCGCGCGTCTCCGTCGGAGCACGGAGCAGTATTTTCGCACCGTTTGAAAATGTCGGTGCCATCATCGTCGATGAGGAGCATGAGACGACCTACAAGCAGGGGGACCGTCCGATGTATCATGCGATCGAAGTGGCGAAGTTCAGAAGCAGATACCATAATTGTCCATTGATACTGGGTACGGCGACGCCAAGCCTTGAAACATTTGCAAGAAGCGAGAAGGGCGTCTATGAACGTCTGGAGCTGACGGAACGGGCCGGCACGAAAGTGCTTCCGGAAATCAGCGTCGTCGACATGTCGGAGGAGCACCGCACCGGCAATACATCAATCATCTCCAAGCCGCTTGAAGCGGCGATCGAAACACGGATCGAACGGGGGGAGCAGACGGTGCTGCTGCTCAACAGGCGGGGATACTCGAACTTCCAGATCTGCCAGAGCTGCGGCCACGTACCGATGTGCCCGAACTGCGACATTTCCCTGACCTACCACAAGTCGAACCGCAGCCTGCTCTGCCATTATTGCGGCTATGAAGGTCCGGTCCACCGGACATGCGAAAACTGCCAGAGCGAGGATGTGACCTTCAGGGGTACAGGCACCGAGAAGGTCGAGGAGATTCTCCGGGACATGTTCGATGCGGATGTCGTCCGGATGGATAATGATACGACGAGAAGGAAAGGGATGCACGAAAAGCTGCTGGACCATTTTGAGCAGGAGGAGATACCCATACTGCTCGGCACACAGATGATCGCCAAAGGGCTGGACTACCCCAAAGTGACCCTCGTAGGGGTGCTGAATGCCGATACGATGCTCAATCTGCCCGACTTCAGGGCGAACGAAAAGACGTATCAGCTGTTGACCCAGGTTTCAGGTCGGGCCGGCCGGCATGAGCTGACGGGGGAGGTCATTTTCCAGACATACAACCCGACGCACTACGCAATACAGCTGGCAAAGGAGAACGACTATCGGCGCTTCTATGAAAAGGAGATGGCATTCAGGCGGCTGGCACGCTATTCACCGTACTATTTCCACGTGCTCTTCACCGTCTCAAGCGAGGACATCAGAAAATGTTTGAAGGCGACGAGCCACATCCATGACACACTGATACAGAAAGTCTCAGACCAGTCGATCATCGTCGGCCCATCACCCAGTCCCCTTGAGCGTATCAACCGGCAGTACCGCTTCCAGATACTCCTCAAGTACAAGAGGGAACCGGAACTGCTTGAAATGCTCAATTCACTGGATGAACACTACCACGAGGCATACAGGTCCGAAGGCATCTCACTCCGGATCGATGTAGATCCACTCGTAATCATGTAG